The nucleotide window TCGCATCCCGGGGAACCCACACAGACTACCGCCGCGTGACCGGCGGGTTCACGTTCTCCGTCCCCCGCGTGGAGCAGGTAGTCCACCCCGTAACCGCTGGAGCCCAGCATCCGGAAGACCGGTGTTTCGGGCACGCCGGACTCTCGCACGAGCGAGACCCCGCGTCTCAGTACCACCCCGCGGATACCGGAGCCCGGCTCACGGCTGCACACGCAGGTCCCGGCGCAGTTCCGGTTGAACGTGCTGCGGACCGTTACCTCTATCCCGGCGGCCCGGGCAGGCTCCATCGTCTTCGGGTGAAGCACCTTGGCCCCCAGGCCCGCCATCGAGGATGCCTCCCGGTACGAGAGCCGCGGCACGAGCCGGGCACCACCTACCAGCGCGGGATCCGCGTCGAGCACGCCGTCCACGTCAGAGCAGATCCAGACCTCCCGCGAGCCCAGCGCCGCCCCGAGCGCCGTCGCCGAGAGGTCCGAGCCGCCGCGCCCGAGCGTGGTCTGACCACCTTCCGGCGAGCGCCCGACGAAGCCCGGCACTACCGCGACCTCCCCGGCCTCCAGCAGCGGGACGACGTTTCCGGCGGCCCGCTCGCGGGTGCGCCCGGAGTCCACCTCGGCCTCGGCGTGGGCCGCATCCGTGGCAATCGGGTCGCCGGCGACGGCGGCGGGAGCGCCCGCGCTGGCTATGGCCCCGGCCAGGATACAGGCCGAGAGCCGCTCACCGTACACCGCGATCTCCGCCCTGCGGGCGCGGCGCGCCTCGGGGGTCTCGCCCCCGGAAGCTATGGCCTCCAGCAGGCCGCCGAGCAGCTCGTAGATCCGCTCCTCGACCGGCGGCAGGTGCTCCTCCGAGACCGCGTGGCGGGCGGCGGAGAGGTGGCGCTCGGCCAGCGTGCGGTGTAGCTCGGCCAGTGAGCCCTCGCGCGTCGCCCCGGTGGAGGTTCGGTCGTCACCGCCAGCGGTCGTCCCGGCGTAGCCGAGCAGGGTATCGGTGGTGCCGCTCATGGCGGAGACCACCACGACCACCGGACGGCCAAGGGCCTCGTCGGCCACCATGCGGGCGGCGCGGACGAACTCCGCTCCGCCGCCGACCGACGTGCCCCCGAACTTTATTACGAGGGGCTCCAGGGAGGGTTCCCGGCTACGCTGGCTCACTCTACGCTCACGCTCCATTTAGTGCATTGTCCAGATCGGAGAGGATGTCGTCGATGGACTCCAGGCCGACCGAGAGCCGGATGTAGTCGTCTGTCACCCCGGTAGTCGCCTGCTCGTCCACGGATAGCTGCTGG belongs to Rubrobacter aplysinae and includes:
- a CDS encoding aspartate kinase, with product MSQRSREPSLEPLVIKFGGTSVGGGAEFVRAARMVADEALGRPVVVVVSAMSGTTDTLLGYAGTTAGGDDRTSTGATREGSLAELHRTLAERHLSAARHAVSEEHLPPVEERIYELLGGLLEAIASGGETPEARRARRAEIAVYGERLSACILAGAIASAGAPAAVAGDPIATDAAHAEAEVDSGRTRERAAGNVVPLLEAGEVAVVPGFVGRSPEGGQTTLGRGGSDLSATALGAALGSREVWICSDVDGVLDADPALVGGARLVPRLSYREASSMAGLGAKVLHPKTMEPARAAGIEVTVRSTFNRNCAGTCVCSREPGSGIRGVVLRRGVSLVRESGVPETPVFRMLGSSGYGVDYLLHAGDGEREPAGHAAVVCVGSPGCDELSAGISVLGKRGITVCWAGLCSDGLLFVVDGDDARSALETLHGSLLGIRSGDGETADEGSYSVEGVA